One segment of Fusarium falciforme chromosome 13, complete sequence DNA contains the following:
- a CDS encoding Opy2 domain-containing protein: MGGSRYFVARDLDELGRVLQLVPRGCDCIKCDDSIGLQCPKCSGGESCQFTVPLDCTQCATSGCMKDEDAESDKGGGVNISGIIGGIIGSIIMIAVATYLAWRFYIKPKRSQTLTPINFEDVGPVQSSEKDAALRGTRPPSTHAVHSIAPTVLTQASNVIQIAYIPGVINRATPTSPKLLIPLVPPIPMHHPEGNQGQGNNSQRP; this comes from the exons ATGGGCGGGTCTCGATACTTCGTTGCTAGAGACCTGGATGAGTTAGGACGTG TACTTCAGCTCGTCCCTCGAGGTTGCGACTGTATCAAGTGTGATGATAGCATAGGGCTCCAATGTCCTAAGTGCTCAGGTGGCGAGAGCTGCCAATTTACCGTTCCTCTCGACTGCACCCAATGTGCTACATCCGGCTGCAtgaaggatgaagatgcagAATCTGACAAAGGCGGCGGCGTAAACATTAGCGGCATCATTGGCGGTATCATCGGTAGCATTATAATGATTGCCGTCGCTACATATTTAGCCTGGAGGTTCTATATCAAGCCTAAGAGGTCACAGACTCTCACACCTATCAATTTCGAAGACGTGGGTCCTGTGCAAAGCTCCGAGAAGGATGCCGCCTTGAGGGGGACTCGTCCCCCATCGACACATGCCGTTCATTCTATCGCTCCCACCGTCCTTACTCAAGCCTCCAATGTTATCCAGATCGCCTACATCCCTGGCGTTATCAACCGAGCGACTCCGACGTCACCAAAACTTCTTATTCCTCTCGTCCCGCCGATCCCCATGCATCACCCCGAGGGcaatcaaggccaaggaaacAACAGCCAACGTCCCTAG
- a CDS encoding uncharacterized protein (Related to developmental regulator flbA), whose protein sequence is MDEREAVAVATLFADYDLIACVAEDGAYTSQNPDPGDNIFQPSKRAIYQLTQRGKDLINGSRSRRRSSEREGSAGSQRNGIAKDSNTQRLDKILKDPSVRLLFRERS, encoded by the coding sequence ATGGACGAGCGCGAAGCCGTTGCAGTTGCCACTCTTTTCGCGGACTACGACCTAATAGCGTGTGTTGCCGAGGACGGGGCATACACGTCCCAGAACCCCGACCCCGGGGACAATATCTTTCAGCCTAGCAAGCGTGCTATCTACCAATTAACGCAGCGAGGTAAGGACCTCATTAATGGCTCAAGATCACGAAGACGGTCTTCGGAGAGGGAGGGCAGTGCTGGTTCCCAGCGGAACGGTATCGCCAAGGATTCCAACACGCAACGGCTCGACAAGATCCTGAAAGATCCTTCCGTGCGACTTCTCTTCCGCGAGCGATCCTGA
- a CDS encoding Integrase catalytic domain-containing protein, protein MSASKESTGTLGNLANIPKLESTAGWINWSREMKDHLTMSGYGDLFKRNKDKPTGTSAATVEKIDNWLSKQERACGAVLNRLGYNAREQVKDKETVTEMFDELEKRFKPKGSAVFQELDRRYNCLTLDQCSGVMNFAERLREAQSELLQLDETCKIGTPQFINKFLTGLGPEYEMFLTAFYQNHNLLPERGSNGEITKPAVTFEIALAAAEQEEMNIQQREKAKTQTALLARMRGPGKERVAQTCGHCNKPGHTKAGCFGLHPDLLEEFRRKRALRSGRREAKLEKRKENTSSLELDEDHTAAVAFLNAALLSFQPQFGLAASEPSGLLERIHVLDSGASSHTFCRRQNFTSLEKFTGSAINGIAGSAIMPAGQGTYTLRTIRNNAKGTTIFHKALYVPDAHCNLVSVSALEEDGATILFRKGRAVITSHGKVILSATRKFGLYVIDEDDQQLHTAMAAYSVSDPKLQIWHDRLGHLGEQNVHLLMKMSTGITPLSDSNVCEACVKGRMKERPHRGCIRKGTRPLESLHGDIAGPFPDEGIDGHRYWACFIDDFTKMTWVFPIRQKSEFGNCLRQLLEQAETPTRRCRYLRLDRGGENQADAITLYCENKMIEMIFSATEQHEQNGVAEDWEKKFWPYVLKAMAYVRNLSPASGRQITPYEAWHKEVPDLSHLRVIGSRGFAKMPSAKRKKMDDKTVPCRLLGYQGSTNYVLVDDDGRIFFANNVVFDEKSLLRKRIASEQPTDEPNAKRMDLTPSLPTIPLTENIRTDEEIQSAPSQSYQLNQDEPSFHVELGTPERTQSPDSAVDEHQVVAEAADGHPQQRFPVRETRGQIPSRYTVLAQQDPSAQQNQWRFTMIAIHLAMIANNLEPTEPKTFAEAMNSPHSEQWMQAMIDEIDSLMRNGTFIPVSLPPGKHTLQGKWLASSSEASKTKEGIDYHETFASVVKPMSYKMIFAIAAALDLELEQMDVKTAFLYGGVKEEIYVTQPQGFDDKSGRVFRLRKALYGLKQSPRIWYQTLSDFLETLGFKPLNADVGVFIRGTTYIAVYVDDLLIAGPDKEEIRQIKAALSEKFEMTDLGPCQYYLGMSVRRDRRNKAIFLSQRAYVEKVLREFDMWESKPVTTPLSTSKFQPVPDEYRAPKTTKLWYAKAIGSLMYAMLGTRPDIAFAVSLCSRYLGNPTNEHVQAVKRIMRYLRGTIDLELTFSGPLRPLVGYSDSDWAGDHDTRRSTAGYVFNVGTGAISWNSKRQPTVALSSCEAEYMGQTQCTKEAIWLRGLLRELLAQYKHGDLQTTILYGDNQGAIAMAKNPQFHARTKHIDLQWHYVRERVSDGDVELQYVPTEQQIADGLTKALPKDRFIVFRNALGLSNP, encoded by the exons ATGTCGGCCTCGAAGGAATCGACTGGAACACTTGGCAACCTAGCCAACATCCCGAAGCTAGAATCGACAGCCGGATGGATCAACTGGAGCCGAGAAATGAAGGACCATCTCACAATGTCGGGATACGGAGACTTGTTCAAACGAAACAAGGACAAACCCACCGGCACCAGCGCCGCGACCGTCGAAAAGATCGACAACTGGCTCTCCAAGCAGGAACGCGCGTGCGGAGCCGTCCTCAATCGACTTGGATACAACGCCAGGGAGCAGgtaaaggacaaggagaccgTCACGGAGATGttcgatgagcttgagaagcgcTTCAAACCAAAAGGAAGTGCGGTCTTCCAAGAGCTCGACCGACGATACAACTGCCTCACCCTAGACCAATGCTCGGGAGTCATGAACTTTGCAGAACGGCTGCGAGAAGCTCAATCTGAACTCTTGCAACTAGACGAGACATGCAAAATCGGCACGCCTCAATTCATCAATAAGTTCCTAACCGGACTTGGCCCCGAATACGAAATGTTCCTCACTGCCTTCTACCAAAACCACAACTTGCTACCCGAGCGAGGCTCCAACGGAGAAATAACCAAACCTGCCGTAACATTCGAAATCGCTCTTGCCGCCGCAGAGCAAGAGGAAATGAACATTCAACAAcgagaaaaggccaagacgcaAACGGCTCTGCTGGCTAGAATGCGTGGCCCTGGAAAAGAACGAGTAGCTCAGACGTGCGGCCACTGCAACAAACCAGGTCATACCAAGGCCGGATGTTTTGGCCTACACCCcgaccttcttgaggagTTCAGAAGAAAACGAGCACTTCGGAGTGGACGACGAGAAGCCAAGcttgagaagagaaaggagaacACCTCGTCACTGGAACTCGACGAGGATCACACTGCCGCCGTCGCCTTCTTAAACGCGGCCCTTCTATCCTTTCAACCCCAGTTTGGCCTGGCTGCATCAGAGCCGTCCGGGCTGCTCGAGCGAATTCACGTATTGGACAGTGGCGCCTCCTCCCACACGTTCTGCCGTCGACAGAACTTTACATCACTCGAGAAATTCACCGGCTCTGCCATCAACGGCATAGCTGGCTCGGCCATTATGCCCGCGGGGCAAGGCACATACACCCTCAGAACCATACGGAACAATGCCAAAGGAACAACGATCTTTCATAAGGCACTTTACGTCCCAGACGCTCACTGCAACCTTGTCTCGGTCTCAgccctcgaggaagatggagcaaCTATTTTATTTCGAAAAGGACGAGCCGTCATTACAAGCCACGGTAAAGTCATCCTCAGCGCCACTAGGAAATTTGGTCTGTACGtgatcgacgaggacgaccaaCAACTGCACACTGCCATGGCCGCATACTCTGTCAGCGACCCCAAACTGCAGATCTGGCATGACCGACTCGGCCATTTGGGAGAACAGAACGTGCATTTACTCATGAAGATGTCCACGGGCATCACTCCTCTATCTGACTCCAACGTCTGTGAAGCGTGCGTAAAAGGGCGCATGAAGGAAAGGCCTCACCGCGGATGCATTCGAAAAGGAACAAGACCACTGGAGAGCCTGCATGGCGATATCGCTGGCCCCTTCCCAGACGAAGGCATCGACGGCCATAGATACTGGGCCTGCTTCATAGACGATTTCACCAAAATGACCTGGGTCTTCCCAATCAGGCAAAAGTCCGAATTTGGCAACTGCCTTCGACAACTTCTGGAACAAGCCGAGACACCAACCCGTCGCTGCCGTTACCTTCGCCTCGATCGAGGGGGAGAAAACCAAGCTGATGCAATCACTCTCTACTGCGAAAACAAGATGATTGAGATGATCTTTTCTGCTACCGAGCAGCACGAACAAAACGGAGTGGCCGAA GACTGGGAAAAGAAATTCTGGCCATACGTCCTCAAAGCCATGGCATACGTACGAAACCTCTCACCAGCCTCGGGTCGTCAAATCACACCTTATGAAGCATGGCACAAGGAAGTGCCGGATCTCTCCCATCTCCGAGTTATCGGCAGCCGAGGCTTTGCAAAGATGCCTTCAGCCAAacggaagaagatggacgacAAGACAGTCCCCTGCCGACTCCTCGGCTATCAAGGGAGCACAAACTACGTCTtagtcgacgacgatggaagAATATTCTTTGCGAATAACGTCGTGTTCGATGAGAAATCCCTGCTGAGAAAACGAATTGCATCCGAGCAACCAACTGACGAACCCAACGCAAAACGGATGGATCTCACACCATCTCTTCCAACTATACCCCTAACCGAAAACATCAGAACAGACGAAGAGATACAGTCAGCCCCCAGCCAATCCTATCAACTGAATCAAGACGAGCCAAGCTTCCATGTGGAACTGGGGACTCCAGAAAGAACACAAAGCCCCGACAGTGCAGTCGACGAACACCAAGTCGTTGCGGAAGCAGCCGACGGTCATCCCCAACAACGTTTTCCAGTACGGGAAACCCGAGGACAAATTCCATCAAGATACACAGTCCTAGCTCAACAAGACCCATCAGCCCAACAAAACCAGTGGCGCTTCACCATGATCGCCATTCACCTGGCTATGATCGCCAACAACCTTGAACCGACCGAACCCAAAACCTTTGCCGAAGCAATGAACTCGCCTCATAGCGAACAATGGATGCAAGCCATGATTGACGAAATCGACTCCTTGATGAGAAACGGCACCTTCATACCAGTCAGCCTGCCTCCAGGAAAACATACCCTCCAAGGCAAATGG CTCGCTTCGTCGTCAGAGGCTTCGAAAACAAAAGAGGGAATCGACTACCACGAAACGTTTGCCTCCGTGGTCAAGCCGATGAGCTATAAAATGATCTTCGCCATCGCTGCGGCCCTAGACCTTGAACTGGAACAGATGGATGTCAAAACTGCCTTCCTTTATGGCGGCGTCAAAGAAGAAATCTACGTGACTCAGCCACAGGGTTTCGACGACAAGTCAGGCAGAGTCTTCCGACTGCGGAAAGCTCTCTACGGCCTCAAACAATCTCCCCGAATCTGGTACCAGACTTTATCTGATTTCCTGGAAACCCTCGGCTTCAAACCACTCAACGCCGACGTTGGCGTCTTCATCCGTGGCACAACCTACATCGCCGTCTACGTGGATGATCTCCTAATCGCTGGTCCCGATAAGGAAGAAATCCGCCAAATCAAAGCCGCCTTGAGCGAGAAATTCGAAATGACTGACCTTGGCCCGTGTCAGTACTATCTGGGAATGTCCGTCCGGAGAGACAGAcgcaacaaggccatcttcctctcccaaCGAGCATATGTCGAGAAGGTCCTACGGGAATTTGACATGTGGGAGAGCAAGCCAGTCACAACTCCCCTGAGCACGTCAAAATTCCAACCTGTCCCAGACGAATACAGAGCTCCTAAAACGACGAAACTATGGTACGCAAAAGCAATTGGGTCACTTATGTACGCCATGCTTGGCACTCGCCCAGACATCGCATTTGCCGTCTCCCTCTGCAGCCGATATCTGGGAAACCCAACCAACGAACACGTCCAAGCCGTCAAGCGCATCATGAGGTACTTGCGAGGGACGATCGACTTGGAACTCACCTTCAGCGGACCACTCAGACCGTTAGTTGGGTACAGCGACTCAGACTGGGCTGGCGATCACGACACCAGACGATCAACGGCTGGCTACGTCTTCAACGTCGGCACAGGCGCCATCAGTTGGAACTCCAAACGACAACCAACGGTCGCACTATCATCCTGCGAAGCGGAGTACATGGGACAAACACAATGCACCAAAGAGGCGATCTGGCTACGAGGGTTGCTGCGCGAACTTCTGGCCCAATACAAACATGGAGACCTTCAAACAACTATTCTCTACGGGGACAATCAAGGGGCAATTGCAATGGCCAAAAATCCACAGTTCCACGCCAGGACTAAGCACATTGATCTTCAATGGCATTACGTTCGAGAACGAGTCTCGGATGGAGACGTTGAACTCCAATATGTCCCAACCGAGCAACAAATCGCAGACGGACTTACGAAAGCTCTCCCAAAAGACCGGTTTATCGTGTTTCGCAACGCGCTGGGCCTCTCCAACCCATGA